The genomic region ACTGAGTGCCCGTGAGCGCTTTCCGAGCCCCCTCCCGCGAGAGGGGACATGGCGACGAGGGAGAAAAGACGCCCTGACCCGAGTTTCGGCCGCCGCATGGCAGGTTCTGCTTCGCTCGACGGGTAGACTGAGAGGGTTGAGAGCGCCGCACCTCCGGTTTCGGCTCAGGATCCTCCTGGCCGACGCCCCGAGGGGCGGCGTCCACTGTGCATCGATGCCCCGTTCGCGGGGTCCGAGGAGGACAACAGCCGGTGACCGACGAGCCGACCGAGACCGACGCCATCCCGTCCGCCGACGACACCGGCACCGAAGTACCGCTCAGCGTGATCCCCTCCAGTGTGGTGGAGAAGGAGTACGACGCCAGCGCCATCCAGGTCCTCGAGGGCCTCGACGCGGTCCGCAAGCGACCGGGCATGTACATCGGGTCCACCGGTGAGCGGGGTCTGCACCACCTGGTCTACGAGGTCGTCGACAACGCGGTGGACGAGGCGCTGGCCGGCTACTGCGACAAGATCGTGGTCACCCTGCTGGCCGACGGCGGCGTCCGCGTCGTCGACAACGGCCGCGGCATCCCGGTCGACATCGTCGAGTCCGAGGGCAAGCCGGCCGTCACCGTCGTGCTGACCGTGCTGCACGCCGGCGGCAAGTTCGGCGGCGGCGGGTACAAGGTCTCCGGCGGTCTGCACGGCGTCGGCGTCTCCGTGGTGAACGCGCTGTCCAGCCGGCTCCAGGTCGACGTCCGCAAGAACGGCAAGGCCTACACCCAGTCCTTCACCGTCGGTGTCCCGGACGCGGACCTGGCCGAGGTCGGCACGTCCGACAGCAACGGCACCACGATCACCTTCTGGCCGAGCCCGGACGTCTTCGAGACCACGACGTACTCGTACGAGACGCTGTCCACCCGCTTCCGCGAGTACGCGTTCCTCAACAAGGGCCTCGAGCTGGTGATCCGCGACGAGCGCCCGGACCACACCCCCGAGGGGGTCCCGGTCGAGCAGTCGTTCAAGTACGACGACGGCCTGGTCGACTACGTGAAGTACCTGACCGGCATCCGCGAGACCGTGCACAGCAACGTGATCGCGTTCGAGGCCGCGCAGGCCGACGACTCGCTCAGCCTCGAGGTCGCGATGCAGTGGAGCGGCTCGTTCCAGGAGTCGGTGCACACCTTCGCGAACACGATCAACACCCACGAGGGCGGCACCCACGAAGAGGGCTTCCGGGCCGCGCTCACCTCGCTGGTCAACTCGTTCGGCGAGGACCAGGGCATGATCAAGAAGAAGGAGGACAGGCTCACCGGCGACGACGTCCGGGAGGGCCTGACCGCGATCATCTCGGTCAAGCTGGGCAACCCGCAGTTCGAGGGCCAGACCAAGACCAAGCTCGGCAACACCGAGGTCAAGGGCTTCGTCCAGCGGGTGGTGAACGACCGGCTCGGCGCCTGGTTCGAGCAGAACCCGGCCGAGGGCCGCGAGATCATCCGCAAGGCCACCGCGGCCGCGAGCGCCCGGATCGCCGCCCGCAAGGCACGCGACCTGGCCCGCAACCGCAAGGGCCTGCTGGGCGGTGGCGGGCTGCCGGGCAAGCTGTCCGACTGCCAGTCGACCAACCCGGAGGAGTGCGAGGTCTACATCGTCGAGGGTGACTCGGCCGGTGGCTCCGCGAAGGGCGGGCGCGACCCGAAGTTCCAGGCGATCCTGCCGATCCGGGGCAAGATCCTGAACGTCGAGAAGGCCCGGATCGACAAGGTCCTGCAGAACAACGAGGTGCAGGCGATCATCTCCGCGCTCGGCACCGGCATTCACGAGGACTTCGACGAGGAGAAGCTGCGGTACCACAAGATCGTGATCATGGCCGACGCCGACGTCGACGGCCAGCACATCCGGACCCTGCTGCTCACCCTGCTGTTCCGCTTCATGCGGCCGCTGATCGAGCGCGGTCACGTGTACGCCGCGCAGCCGCCGCTGTACAAGATCCGCTGGAGCAACTCGGCGCACGAGCTCGCCTACACCGAGCGGGAGAAGGACGGCCTGCTGGCGGCCGGCTTCGAGGCGGGCAAGAAGCTGCCCAAGGAGAACGCCACCCAGCGGTACAAGGGTCTGGGCGAGATGAACCCGCAGGAGCTGTGGGAGACCACGATGGACCCGGCCAACCGGGTGCTGCTGCAGATCACCCTGGACGACGCCGCCCGCGCGGACGAGACGTTCGCGACGCTGATGGGCGACGACATCGAGGCGCGCCGGAACTTCATCCAGCGCAACGCCAAGGATGTCCGGTTCCTCGACATCTGACGCCGCCGGACCTCCGGATCACCGCCGGAGGTCCGCGCCCGGCCCGTCGCCGGGCCACCCCCCGCAGCCGCCACGACCGACGTACTGACACGAACGGGACGAGATGACCGAGACCCCCATTTCTCCGGGACACGACCGGATCGAGCCGCTCGATCTGCAGACGGAGATGCAGCAGTCGTACCTGGACTACGCGATGGCCGTCATCGTCGGCCGGGCGCTGCCCGAGGTCCGCGACGGGCTGAAGCCGGTGCACCGGCGGATCCTCTACGCGATGTACGACGGCGGCTACCGCCCGGACCGCGGCTTCTCCAAGTGCTCCCGCATCGTCGGTGACGTGATGGGTCAGTACCACCCGCACGGCGACTCCGCGATCTACGACACCCTGGTCCGGCTGGCCCAGCCGTGGGTGATGCGCGCGCCGATGATCCAGAGCCAGGGCAACTTCGGCTCGCCGGGCAACGACCCGGCCGCGGCGATGCGGTACACCGAGTGCCGGCTCGCCCCGCTGGCGATGGAGATGGTGCGCGACATCGACCAGGAGACGGTCGACTTCCGCCCCAACTACGACGGCCGCTCGCAGGAGCCGGTGATCCTGCCCAGCCGGTTCCCGAACCTGCTGGTGAACGGCTCGGCCGGCATCGCGGTCGGCATGGCGACCCAGATCCCGCCGCACAACCTGCGCGAGGTCGCCGCCGCCGCGAACTGGTGCCTGGAGAACCCCGACGCCAGCCAGGAAGAGGTGCTGGCGGCGTGCATGGAGCACATCAAGGGCCCCGACTTCCCGAACGGCGCCCTGATCGTCGGCTACAAGGGCATCGACGACGCCTACCGCACCGGTCGTGGCTCGGTCACGATGCGCGCGGTGGTGGACATCGAGGAGGACGCCAAGGGCCGGACCAGCCTGGTCGTCAGCGAACTGCCGTACATGGTCAACCCGGACAACCTGGCGCAGAAGATCGCCGAGCTGGTGAACACCGGCAAGATGACCGGGATCGCCGACATCCGCGACGACACCTCGTCGCGGACCGGCCAGCGGCTGGTGATCGTGCTGAAGCGCGACGCGCAGCCGCGGGTGGTGCTGAACAACCTCTACAAGCACACCCAGCTGCAGGACACCTTCGGCTGCAACATGCTCGCGCTGGTCGACGGCGTACCGCGCACGCTCAGCCTGGACCTGTTCATCACGCACTGGATCGACCACCAGATCGAGGTCATCCAGCGCCGGACCCGCTACCGGCTGCGCGAGGCGGAGAAGAACGCGCACGTCTTCCGCGGCTACGTGAAGGCGCTGGACGCGCTCGACGAGGTGATCGCGCTGATCCGGCGCAGCCCGGACGTGGACGAGGCACGCCAGGGCCTGATCAGCCTGCTGGACATCGACGAGATCCAGGCCCAGGCGATCCTGGACATGCAGCTGCGCCGGCTGGCCGCCCTGGAGCGGCAGAAGATCATCGACCGGCTGAACGAGCTCGAGGCCGTCATCGCCGATCTCGAGGACATCCTGGCCGACCCGGTCCGGCAGCGGCACATCGTGCGCGACGAGCTGGCCGAGATCGTCGACAAGTTCGGCGACGACCGGCGGACCACGATCATCGCCGCCGACGGCGACCTGTCCGTGCAGGACCTGGTGCCGGACGAGGACGTCGTCGTGACGATCACCCGCGGCGGCTACGCGAAGCGGACCAAGACCGACCTGTACCGCGTGCAGAACCGCGGCGGCAAGGGGGTCCGCGGCGCGACCATGCGGGCCGAGGACGAGATCGGCCACTTCTTCGCCACCACCAACCACCACTGGATGCTGTTCTTCACCACCAAGGGCCGGGTCTACCGGGCCAAGGTGTGGCAGCTGCCGGAGTCGGCGCGCGACGCCAAGGGCTCGCACGTGGCCGGCCTGCTCTCGTTCCAGCCGGACGAGGAGATCGCCCAGGTGCTGACCCTGCGCGACTACGACCAGGCGGACTACCTGGTGCTGGCGACCAAGAAGGGCCTGGTCAAGAAGACGCCGCTGCGCGACTACGACTCGGCGCGGCAGAGCGGCATCATCGCGGTCAACTTCCGCGAGGCCGACGACGAGCTGATCGGGGCCGACCTGGCCAGCGCCGAGGACGACCTGCTGCTGGTCTCCAAGAAGGGCCAGTCGATCCGCTTCACCGCGAACGACGAGCAGCTGCGGCCGATGGGCCGTGCGACCTCCGGCGTCACCGGGATGAAGTTCCGGGCCGGCGACGAGCTGCTCTCGATGTCGGTGATCCGGGCCGGGTCCGAGGAGGACACGCAGTTCGTCTTCACCGTCACCGACGCCGGCTACGCCAAGCGCAGCCGGGTCTCGGAGTACCGGCAGCAGGGCCGCGGCGGTCTGGGCATCAAGGCGGTCAAGCTGAACGACGAGCGGGGTTCGCTGGTCGGCGCGCTGATCGTGGTGGACTCCGACCAGGTGCTGGCGATCAAGACCAGCGGCCAGGTCGTGCGCAGCCGGGTGGACAGCGTGCCGGTCAAGGGCCGCGACACGATGGGGGTCCGATTCGCCGGTGTCGGCGCGTCCGACGCGGTGGTCGCGATCGCCCGCAACACCGATCTGACCGTGGCCGACGAGCTGG from Kribbella flavida DSM 17836 harbors:
- the gyrB gene encoding DNA topoisomerase (ATP-hydrolyzing) subunit B, which codes for MTDEPTETDAIPSADDTGTEVPLSVIPSSVVEKEYDASAIQVLEGLDAVRKRPGMYIGSTGERGLHHLVYEVVDNAVDEALAGYCDKIVVTLLADGGVRVVDNGRGIPVDIVESEGKPAVTVVLTVLHAGGKFGGGGYKVSGGLHGVGVSVVNALSSRLQVDVRKNGKAYTQSFTVGVPDADLAEVGTSDSNGTTITFWPSPDVFETTTYSYETLSTRFREYAFLNKGLELVIRDERPDHTPEGVPVEQSFKYDDGLVDYVKYLTGIRETVHSNVIAFEAAQADDSLSLEVAMQWSGSFQESVHTFANTINTHEGGTHEEGFRAALTSLVNSFGEDQGMIKKKEDRLTGDDVREGLTAIISVKLGNPQFEGQTKTKLGNTEVKGFVQRVVNDRLGAWFEQNPAEGREIIRKATAAASARIAARKARDLARNRKGLLGGGGLPGKLSDCQSTNPEECEVYIVEGDSAGGSAKGGRDPKFQAILPIRGKILNVEKARIDKVLQNNEVQAIISALGTGIHEDFDEEKLRYHKIVIMADADVDGQHIRTLLLTLLFRFMRPLIERGHVYAAQPPLYKIRWSNSAHELAYTEREKDGLLAAGFEAGKKLPKENATQRYKGLGEMNPQELWETTMDPANRVLLQITLDDAARADETFATLMGDDIEARRNFIQRNAKDVRFLDI
- the gyrA gene encoding DNA gyrase subunit A — translated: MQQSYLDYAMAVIVGRALPEVRDGLKPVHRRILYAMYDGGYRPDRGFSKCSRIVGDVMGQYHPHGDSAIYDTLVRLAQPWVMRAPMIQSQGNFGSPGNDPAAAMRYTECRLAPLAMEMVRDIDQETVDFRPNYDGRSQEPVILPSRFPNLLVNGSAGIAVGMATQIPPHNLREVAAAANWCLENPDASQEEVLAACMEHIKGPDFPNGALIVGYKGIDDAYRTGRGSVTMRAVVDIEEDAKGRTSLVVSELPYMVNPDNLAQKIAELVNTGKMTGIADIRDDTSSRTGQRLVIVLKRDAQPRVVLNNLYKHTQLQDTFGCNMLALVDGVPRTLSLDLFITHWIDHQIEVIQRRTRYRLREAEKNAHVFRGYVKALDALDEVIALIRRSPDVDEARQGLISLLDIDEIQAQAILDMQLRRLAALERQKIIDRLNELEAVIADLEDILADPVRQRHIVRDELAEIVDKFGDDRRTTIIAADGDLSVQDLVPDEDVVVTITRGGYAKRTKTDLYRVQNRGGKGVRGATMRAEDEIGHFFATTNHHWMLFFTTKGRVYRAKVWQLPESARDAKGSHVAGLLSFQPDEEIAQVLTLRDYDQADYLVLATKKGLVKKTPLRDYDSARQSGIIAVNFREADDELIGADLASAEDDLLLVSKKGQSIRFTANDEQLRPMGRATSGVTGMKFRAGDELLSMSVIRAGSEEDTQFVFTVTDAGYAKRSRVSEYRQQGRGGLGIKAVKLNDERGSLVGALIVVDSDQVLAIKTSGQVVRSRVDSVPVKGRDTMGVRFAGVGASDAVVAIARNTDLTVADELDAAAGTDALVVDGVVQDEAGSLDGVVVDSGEVDGAQDVDGSTTEPAPESVQNDDQHSTDVEGPATVEDDDAGQKGI